In Spea bombifrons isolate aSpeBom1 chromosome 12, aSpeBom1.2.pri, whole genome shotgun sequence, the following proteins share a genomic window:
- the PLEKHA4 gene encoding pleckstrin homology domain-containing family A member 4 isoform X3 yields the protein MTEEMERPRSGLSMASSVVTTASVNQGSRPSTRSVKRVHTFGKREYSLKRDPNSPVVIRGWLYKQDSSGLRLWKRRWFVLCDFCLFYYRDSREETVLGSILLPSYEILPASPREVKNRRFSFKAEHPGMRTYYFGADTQEDMNAWIRAMNQSALVVAEDKNKASHTPRMSGSPHDDLYASYEDFPNPGINPSDHAKSAESLEIAQLSESRSQDESSRESLQEQDRNGDFEKDSLFSGLRESLTDAMQQYTSISLNGSVPPPTPENGVKNMEVTYNREEVESKGLERKDSIPEDEEWVPFHKDQSAFKDPLESYSTRSPSRVLQKGFECPHDVYASPLSRSAPSSPAVLPAHIYNTEVGDRIWSSRDEKSVSQTELPDTPDGKDEDLPNVPSSPSRTTTGQSPARAEYVLQRVAKASRSHSLPPTPSEISRHRIVRSSPPNKYGSPCTSEKVVYYPDNTYAIPVPSTASPTRKDAPITPSLSPRVQQARPPSNDDLAVPGSPSQGRVFIRSNTPIGRVDMLPLEERSSNSVPSSRHNEERSGEYFVTNSRTRCHIVKSSLSRPQTPSDRYDVLPCDDPYSSSSVAKGPGRYSRRSQPLGPEDERLVDGCGVPLPPRSHLYSNRMQMRPNAPADRVIVEEYPPEVSLTPSLMRHRGQASRYSERSLLPPAVCSGRGLGSAPRHLSKMGSASYSQLPPLPPVSNRPGPHVPSGKRMSISVMPSGSTAYRERGFHPSRLADNSIDVILTKLCGQDKLLVSIEDETTHLRAEKEKLEDALQVTHHHLDEFQGQDHVIENIWYQQRLLQDDLVYVRARLCDLSLERERAWEEYRVLESEMNILRETLERVSQMGHPQDQAAANRDLWMINDIISGLRFSKANFHVIPEPTRHPVIRMASSPAGEPQSALQRSFLHHSGLNPLGQRETQQDFEGVPPRPPLPKDHNANSAETDAQSGGNGDQNEQDQVIEQQANPAPVNNPGQQTLNEGGDPVLPSKDLIGFCLVQSTCPLSIPKVHKITSEPKASPPNVVEVGTVRKPRMSAEEQMERMRRHQEAQIHERPKPGVTTQRQNSQRVITATIGGRSNSNQMLFQASSSSTVEPNSTPRPEQLDVKRQTVAGTSPGTSPGGFSKHSDEGNTITMEGERERIMSLSHTLAAEASRRGKIMTAKAFADDCDEGSDISSSDEIYPWDFIMQDSYSKRPDVNESSQFRAASNSLQAEGNPAAKLGGVCQPSKLPRSSGETCSPQPKRPESGKDLCHSRNSENQHYENWSAQNNNGNSDHCPTTRTETVTMSKCNGQVANYDFLIEDLHYHPLDITKVADYCKEEREPIRITLLQSSF from the exons ATGACTGAAGAGATGGAACGTCCCAGGAGTGGACTAAGCATGGCCAGCAGCGTGGTCACCACCGCCTCTGTCAACCAGGGGTCAAGG CCCTCAACCAGATCCGTGAAAAGAGTTCACACATTTGGCAAAAGAGAATATTCTCTCAAGAGAGACCCAAACTCGCCAGTCGTGATCCGGGGGTGGCTTTATAAACAG gaCAGTTCTGGTTTACGACTGTGGAAAAGAAGATGGTTTGTGCTGTGTGACTTCTGCCTGTTCTATTATCGAG ACAGCAGAGAGGAGACTGTGTTGGGGAGTATCCTTTTGCCGAGTTATGAAATCTTACCTGCCAGCCCACGAGAAGTGAAAAATCGAAGATTCAGCTTCAAG GCAGAACATCCTGGGATGCGGACTTATTACTTTGGCGCTGACACACAAGAAGATATGAATGCTTGGATCCGAGCCATGAACCAGTCTGCCCTGGTggttgctgaagacaaaaaCAA GGCAAGCCATACTCCTAGAATGTCCGGTTCTCCGCATGATGACCTTTACGCGAGCTATGAGGATTTCCCAAACCCCGGGATCAATCCATCCGACCATGCCAAAAGCGCAGAGTCTCTTGAAATCGCTCAGCTATCTGAATCCAGATCACAGGATGAGAGCTCCAGGGAAAGCCTCCAAGAGCAGGACAGGAATGGAGACTTTGAGAAAGATAGCTTATTCAGTGGGCTCAGAGAGTCCTTAACTGATGCTATGCAGCAGTACACATCCATTTCCCTGAATGGGTCAGTCCCACCGCCCACCCCTGAAAATGGCGTGAAGAATATGGAAGTTACTTACAATAGGGAAGAGGTGGAAAGCAAAGGGTTGGAGAGGAAAGATTCTATTCCTGAGGACGAAGAGTGGGTGCCTTTTCATAAAGATCAGTCCGCCTTTAAGGACCCTTTAGA GAGCTACAGCACCAGAAGTCCATCTAGGGTTCTGCAAAAGGGATTTGAATGTCCACATGATGTCTATGCCTCTCCGCTCTCTCGCTCTGCCCCTTCATCGCCTGCTGTGCTTCCAGCGCATATTTATAACACTGAAGTAGGTGACAGAATCTGGAGTTCAAGGGATGAGAAATCTGTGTCACAGACTGAGCTTCCTGACACACCAGACGGGAAGGATGAGGATCTGCCCAATGTGCCATCTTCACCATCAAGAACCACAACTGGCCAATCACCTGCAAGAGCAGAATATGTGCTACAAAGAGTAGCAAAGGCCTCAAGATCTCATTCTCTCCCACCAACACCTTCTGAAATTTCTAGACATAGGATCGTAAGGAGTTCACCTCCAAATAAATATGGAAGCCCTTGTACTTCTGAGAAAGTTGTGTACTACCCTGACAATACCTATGCAATACCTGTGCCGTCTACTGCAAGCCCTACCAGAAAAGATGCCCCCATTACACCAAGCCTCAGTCCTAGGGTTCAACAAGCCCGTCCACCTTCCAATGATGATTTGGCTGTGCCTGGATCTCCATCTCAAGGCAGGGTCTTCATCAGATCAAATACCCCCATTGGGCGGGTAGACATGCTTCCTTTAGAGGAAAGGTCTTCAAATTCTGTACCTTCTTCAAGACATAATGAAGAAAGATCAGGTGAATATTTTGTGACCAACTCCAGGACAAGGTGTCACATTGTGAAATCTTCGTTATCGAGACCTCAAACGCCATCTGATCGGTACGATGTCCTGCCGTGTGATGATCCTTACTCTTCATCTTCAGTGGCAAAGGGTCCAGGTAGATACAGCAGGAGATCTCAGCCTCTGGGCCCAGAAGATGAAAGACTGGTAGATGGATGTGGGGTACCATTGCCTCCCAGATCTCACCTGTATTCTAACCGGATGCAGATGAGACCAAATGCTCCAGCTGACAGAGTAATCGTAGAAGAGTACCCACCAGAGGTATCTCTAACACCTTCTCTCATGAGACATCGAGGCCAAGCATCAAGG TATTCCGAGAGATCATTACTTCCTCCAGCAGTGTGTTCTGGCCGAGGTCTTGGCAGCGCCCCCCGACACCTGTCAAAAATG GGATCCGCCAGCTATTCACAATtacctcctcttcctcctgtcTCAAATCGACCGGGACCTCATGTGCCCTCCGGAAAGAGGATGTCCATCAGTGTCATG CCATCTGGCTCTACAGCCTACCGGGAGAGAGGTTTCCATCCGTCACGGCTGGCAGACAATAGCATTGAC GTTATTTTGACAAAGCTGTGCGGTCAGGATAAACTCCTCGTCAGTATTGAAGATGAGACCACGCATCTCCGAGCTGAAAAG GAGAAGCTGGAGGATGCTCTGCAGGTTACTCACCACCATCTTGATGAGTTCCAAGGTCAAGATCACGTGATTGAAAATATCTGGTACCAACAAAGGCTTCTACAGGATGACCTTGTTTACGTGCGTGCAAGGCTGTGTGACCTCTCCCTG GAACGCGAGAGAGCATGGGAAGAATACAGAGTCCTTGAAAGCGAGATGAACATTCTGAGGGAGACTTTGGAACGAGTCAGTCAGATGGGTCATCCGCAG GACCAGGCAGCAGCCAATCGGGATCTTTGGATGATCAATGACATCATTTCTGGCCTCCGATTCAGTAAAGCCAATTTCCACGTCATCCCTGAGCCCACGAGACATCCTG TGATACGGATGGCCTCATCTCCAGCTGGCGAGCCGCAGTCAGCCCTCCAGAGAAGTTTCCTTCATCATTCTGGACTGAATCCTCTAGGCCAAAGAGAAACTCAGCAA GACTTTGAAGGTGTGCCTCCTAGACCCCCGCTTCCCAAAGACCATAACGCAAATAGTGCCGAGACTGATGCACAGAGCGGAGGAAACGGTGACCAA AATGAACAAGACCAGGTAATCGAGCAACAGGCTAACCCGGCCCCCGTGAATAATCCAGGACAGCAGACATTAAATGAAGGTGGAG ATCCTGTGCTCCCCAGTAAGGATTTGATTGGCTTTTGCCTGGTTCAGTCCACTTGTCCTTTATCCATCCCCAAAGTTCACAAGATAACTTCGGAGCCGAAG GCTTCACCTCCCAACGTGGTCGAAGTGGGCACTGTAAGGAAACCACGAATGAGTGCGGAGGAGCAGATGGAGCGCATGCGGAGACACCAGGAGGCTCAGATACACGAGAGACCAAAACCTGGTGTTACTACTCAACGACAAAATTCTCAGAGGGTCATCACGGCTACAATTGGTGGACGG tcTAACTCAAACCAGATGCTATTCCAAGCAAGTTCTTCTTCAACAGTAGAGCCAAACTCCACTCCACGACCTGAACAACTTGACGTGAAAAGGCAGACTGTGGCTGGGACCAG CCCTGGCACATCCCCTGGGGGTTTCAGCAAACACTCAGACGAGGGTAACACCATCACAATGGAGGGGGAACGGGAACGGATTATGAGTTTATCCCATACACTGGCAGCAGAGGCCTCGCGACGCGGCAAAATTATGACAG CCAAAGCATTTGCCGATGACTGCGATGAAGGAAGCGATATCTCTTCCTCAGATGAAATTTATCCATGGGACTTCATTATGCAAGATTCTTATAGCAAACGGCCTGACGTTAATGAATCCAGCCAGTTCCGAGCTGCGTCTAACTCTCTTCAAGCTGAAGGCAACCCAGCAGCCAAGCTAGGAGGAGTGTGCCAACCTTCCAAGCTGCCACGATCTTCAGGAGAAACTTGCAGCCCACAGCCAAAACGTCCAGAATCGGGAAAAGACCTTTGCCATTCCAGAAATTCAGAGAACCAACATTATGAGAACTGGTCTGCCCAAAATAACAATGGAAACTCTGATCACTGCCCAACTACTAGAACAGAGACTGTGACAATGTCGAAGTGCAATGGACAGGTGGCCAATTATGATTTCCTCATAGAGGACTTGCATTACCACCCGTTGGATATTACCAAAGTGGCTGATTATTGTAAAGAAGAAAGGGAACCAATCAGAATCACACTACTTCAGTCTAGCTTCTAG
- the PLEKHA4 gene encoding pleckstrin homology domain-containing family A member 4 isoform X2, translated as MTEEMERPRSGLSMASSVVTTASVNQGSRPSTRSVKRVHTFGKREYSLKRDPNSPVVIRGWLYKQDSSGLRLWKRRWFVLCDFCLFYYRDSREETVLGSILLPSYEILPASPREVKNRRFSFKAEHPGMRTYYFGADTQEDMNAWIRAMNQSALVVAEDKNKASHTPRMSGSPHDDLYASYEDFPNPGINPSDHAKSAESLEIAQLSESRSQDESSRESLQEQDRNGDFEKDSLFSGLRESLTDAMQQYTSISLNGSVPPPTPENGVKNMEVTYNREEVESKGLERKDSIPEDEEWVPFHKDQSAFKDPLESYSTRSPSRVLQKGFECPHDVYASPLSRSAPSSPAVLPAHIYNTEVGDRIWSSRDEKSVSQTELPDTPDGKDEDLPNVPSSPSRTTTGQSPARAEYVLQRVAKASRSHSLPPTPSEISRHRIVRSSPPNKYGSPCTSEKVVYYPDNTYAIPVPSTASPTRKDAPITPSLSPRVQQARPPSNDDLAVPGSPSQGRVFIRSNTPIGRVDMLPLEERSSNSVPSSRHNEERSGEYFVTNSRTRCHIVKSSLSRPQTPSDRYDVLPCDDPYSSSSVAKGPGRYSRRSQPLGPEDERLVDGCGVPLPPRSHLYSNRMQMRPNAPADRVIVEEYPPEVSLTPSLMRHRGQASRYSERSLLPPAVCSGRGLGSAPRHLSKMGSASYSQLPPLPPVSNRPGPHVPSGKRMSISVMPSGSTAYRERGFHPSRLADNSIDVILTKLCGQDKLLVSIEDETTHLRAEKEKLEDALQVTHHHLDEFQGQDHVIENIWYQQRLLQDDLVYVRARLCDLSLERERAWEEYRVLESEMNILRETLERVSQMGHPQDQAAANRDLWMINDIISGLRFSKANFHVIPEPTRHPVIRMASSPAGEPQSALQRSFLHHSGLNPLGQRETQQDFEGVPPRPPLPKDHNANSAETDAQSGGNGDQNEQDQVIEQQANPAPVNNPGQQTLNEGGDPVLPSKDLIGFCLVQSTCPLSIPKVHKITSEPKASPPNVVEVGTVRKPRMSAEEQMERMRRHQEAQIHERPKPGVTTQRQNSQRVITATIGGRLGSSSESLPVRANSQQADKPPSEQRKPALVRVTASFYPSTTSTPQSGKIGSGKSKVNPTKAVQDSRTSAQCSADEPTYSVLMEPQTESVTSITSLAISPVAKSNSNQMLFQASSSSTVEPNSTPRPEQLDVKRQTVAGTSPGTSPGGFSKHSDEGNTITMEGERERIMSLSHTLAAEASRRGKIMTAKAFADDCDEGSDISSSDEIYPWDFIMQDSYSKRPDVNESSQFRAASNSLQAEGNPAAKLGGVCQPSKLPRSSGETCSPQPKRPESGKDLCHSRNSENQHYENWSAQNNNGNSDHCPTTRTETVTMSKCNGQVANYDFLIEDLHYHPLDITKVADYCKEEREPIRITLLQSSF; from the exons ATGACTGAAGAGATGGAACGTCCCAGGAGTGGACTAAGCATGGCCAGCAGCGTGGTCACCACCGCCTCTGTCAACCAGGGGTCAAGG CCCTCAACCAGATCCGTGAAAAGAGTTCACACATTTGGCAAAAGAGAATATTCTCTCAAGAGAGACCCAAACTCGCCAGTCGTGATCCGGGGGTGGCTTTATAAACAG gaCAGTTCTGGTTTACGACTGTGGAAAAGAAGATGGTTTGTGCTGTGTGACTTCTGCCTGTTCTATTATCGAG ACAGCAGAGAGGAGACTGTGTTGGGGAGTATCCTTTTGCCGAGTTATGAAATCTTACCTGCCAGCCCACGAGAAGTGAAAAATCGAAGATTCAGCTTCAAG GCAGAACATCCTGGGATGCGGACTTATTACTTTGGCGCTGACACACAAGAAGATATGAATGCTTGGATCCGAGCCATGAACCAGTCTGCCCTGGTggttgctgaagacaaaaaCAA GGCAAGCCATACTCCTAGAATGTCCGGTTCTCCGCATGATGACCTTTACGCGAGCTATGAGGATTTCCCAAACCCCGGGATCAATCCATCCGACCATGCCAAAAGCGCAGAGTCTCTTGAAATCGCTCAGCTATCTGAATCCAGATCACAGGATGAGAGCTCCAGGGAAAGCCTCCAAGAGCAGGACAGGAATGGAGACTTTGAGAAAGATAGCTTATTCAGTGGGCTCAGAGAGTCCTTAACTGATGCTATGCAGCAGTACACATCCATTTCCCTGAATGGGTCAGTCCCACCGCCCACCCCTGAAAATGGCGTGAAGAATATGGAAGTTACTTACAATAGGGAAGAGGTGGAAAGCAAAGGGTTGGAGAGGAAAGATTCTATTCCTGAGGACGAAGAGTGGGTGCCTTTTCATAAAGATCAGTCCGCCTTTAAGGACCCTTTAGA GAGCTACAGCACCAGAAGTCCATCTAGGGTTCTGCAAAAGGGATTTGAATGTCCACATGATGTCTATGCCTCTCCGCTCTCTCGCTCTGCCCCTTCATCGCCTGCTGTGCTTCCAGCGCATATTTATAACACTGAAGTAGGTGACAGAATCTGGAGTTCAAGGGATGAGAAATCTGTGTCACAGACTGAGCTTCCTGACACACCAGACGGGAAGGATGAGGATCTGCCCAATGTGCCATCTTCACCATCAAGAACCACAACTGGCCAATCACCTGCAAGAGCAGAATATGTGCTACAAAGAGTAGCAAAGGCCTCAAGATCTCATTCTCTCCCACCAACACCTTCTGAAATTTCTAGACATAGGATCGTAAGGAGTTCACCTCCAAATAAATATGGAAGCCCTTGTACTTCTGAGAAAGTTGTGTACTACCCTGACAATACCTATGCAATACCTGTGCCGTCTACTGCAAGCCCTACCAGAAAAGATGCCCCCATTACACCAAGCCTCAGTCCTAGGGTTCAACAAGCCCGTCCACCTTCCAATGATGATTTGGCTGTGCCTGGATCTCCATCTCAAGGCAGGGTCTTCATCAGATCAAATACCCCCATTGGGCGGGTAGACATGCTTCCTTTAGAGGAAAGGTCTTCAAATTCTGTACCTTCTTCAAGACATAATGAAGAAAGATCAGGTGAATATTTTGTGACCAACTCCAGGACAAGGTGTCACATTGTGAAATCTTCGTTATCGAGACCTCAAACGCCATCTGATCGGTACGATGTCCTGCCGTGTGATGATCCTTACTCTTCATCTTCAGTGGCAAAGGGTCCAGGTAGATACAGCAGGAGATCTCAGCCTCTGGGCCCAGAAGATGAAAGACTGGTAGATGGATGTGGGGTACCATTGCCTCCCAGATCTCACCTGTATTCTAACCGGATGCAGATGAGACCAAATGCTCCAGCTGACAGAGTAATCGTAGAAGAGTACCCACCAGAGGTATCTCTAACACCTTCTCTCATGAGACATCGAGGCCAAGCATCAAGG TATTCCGAGAGATCATTACTTCCTCCAGCAGTGTGTTCTGGCCGAGGTCTTGGCAGCGCCCCCCGACACCTGTCAAAAATG GGATCCGCCAGCTATTCACAATtacctcctcttcctcctgtcTCAAATCGACCGGGACCTCATGTGCCCTCCGGAAAGAGGATGTCCATCAGTGTCATG CCATCTGGCTCTACAGCCTACCGGGAGAGAGGTTTCCATCCGTCACGGCTGGCAGACAATAGCATTGAC GTTATTTTGACAAAGCTGTGCGGTCAGGATAAACTCCTCGTCAGTATTGAAGATGAGACCACGCATCTCCGAGCTGAAAAG GAGAAGCTGGAGGATGCTCTGCAGGTTACTCACCACCATCTTGATGAGTTCCAAGGTCAAGATCACGTGATTGAAAATATCTGGTACCAACAAAGGCTTCTACAGGATGACCTTGTTTACGTGCGTGCAAGGCTGTGTGACCTCTCCCTG GAACGCGAGAGAGCATGGGAAGAATACAGAGTCCTTGAAAGCGAGATGAACATTCTGAGGGAGACTTTGGAACGAGTCAGTCAGATGGGTCATCCGCAG GACCAGGCAGCAGCCAATCGGGATCTTTGGATGATCAATGACATCATTTCTGGCCTCCGATTCAGTAAAGCCAATTTCCACGTCATCCCTGAGCCCACGAGACATCCTG TGATACGGATGGCCTCATCTCCAGCTGGCGAGCCGCAGTCAGCCCTCCAGAGAAGTTTCCTTCATCATTCTGGACTGAATCCTCTAGGCCAAAGAGAAACTCAGCAA GACTTTGAAGGTGTGCCTCCTAGACCCCCGCTTCCCAAAGACCATAACGCAAATAGTGCCGAGACTGATGCACAGAGCGGAGGAAACGGTGACCAA AATGAACAAGACCAGGTAATCGAGCAACAGGCTAACCCGGCCCCCGTGAATAATCCAGGACAGCAGACATTAAATGAAGGTGGAG ATCCTGTGCTCCCCAGTAAGGATTTGATTGGCTTTTGCCTGGTTCAGTCCACTTGTCCTTTATCCATCCCCAAAGTTCACAAGATAACTTCGGAGCCGAAG GCTTCACCTCCCAACGTGGTCGAAGTGGGCACTGTAAGGAAACCACGAATGAGTGCGGAGGAGCAGATGGAGCGCATGCGGAGACACCAGGAGGCTCAGATACACGAGAGACCAAAACCTGGTGTTACTACTCAACGACAAAATTCTCAGAGGGTCATCACGGCTACAATTGGTGGACGG TTGGGATCATCATCTGAGTCCCTCCCAGTCCGAGCAAATTCCCAACAAGCGGACAAACCACCTTCAGAACAGCGGAAGCCAGCACTTGTGAGGGTTACGGCTTCCTTTTACCCAAGTACCACATCTACCCCACAATCCGGAAAGATAGGAAGTGGGAAGTCAAAAGTAAACCCTACTAAGGCCGTTCAGGACAGCAGAACTTCAGCCCAGTGCAGTGCCGATGAACCAACATACAGTGTGTTGATGGAACCTCAGACAGAGAGCGTGACTTCCATAACCAGTCTTGCCATCTCTCCAGTGGCCAAG tcTAACTCAAACCAGATGCTATTCCAAGCAAGTTCTTCTTCAACAGTAGAGCCAAACTCCACTCCACGACCTGAACAACTTGACGTGAAAAGGCAGACTGTGGCTGGGACCAG CCCTGGCACATCCCCTGGGGGTTTCAGCAAACACTCAGACGAGGGTAACACCATCACAATGGAGGGGGAACGGGAACGGATTATGAGTTTATCCCATACACTGGCAGCAGAGGCCTCGCGACGCGGCAAAATTATGACAG CCAAAGCATTTGCCGATGACTGCGATGAAGGAAGCGATATCTCTTCCTCAGATGAAATTTATCCATGGGACTTCATTATGCAAGATTCTTATAGCAAACGGCCTGACGTTAATGAATCCAGCCAGTTCCGAGCTGCGTCTAACTCTCTTCAAGCTGAAGGCAACCCAGCAGCCAAGCTAGGAGGAGTGTGCCAACCTTCCAAGCTGCCACGATCTTCAGGAGAAACTTGCAGCCCACAGCCAAAACGTCCAGAATCGGGAAAAGACCTTTGCCATTCCAGAAATTCAGAGAACCAACATTATGAGAACTGGTCTGCCCAAAATAACAATGGAAACTCTGATCACTGCCCAACTACTAGAACAGAGACTGTGACAATGTCGAAGTGCAATGGACAGGTGGCCAATTATGATTTCCTCATAGAGGACTTGCATTACCACCCGTTGGATATTACCAAAGTGGCTGATTATTGTAAAGAAGAAAGGGAACCAATCAGAATCACACTACTTCAGTCTAGCTTCTAG